The Candidatus Cloacimonadota bacterium genome has a window encoding:
- a CDS encoding bifunctional enoyl-CoA hydratase/phosphate acetyltransferase → MIKSFDELMDRVKSLPIKKVAVPGAAAKSVIKAACLAKKNRIADFLLVGNENEIRNLIIEEEKSMLDKFDIIDESDPVESVKAAVRGIHEGRADLLLKGKITTSQLMRGVLDKKNGLKTGSILSDVFIFESPDRLTLMTDGGVVLYPELKEKIALINNSVKVAHHLGNPEPKVALLAAIEVPNPKMPPTMDAPLLAKMNERGQIKGCIVDGPFALDNAISEAAAQIKGVDSPVAGKADILIMPNIEAGNIFGKAMTYYAHFRVAHVIMGAKVPILITSRADDAETKLLSIALGIICA, encoded by the coding sequence ATGATCAAAAGTTTTGATGAATTGATGGATAGAGTAAAATCTTTACCTATAAAAAAAGTTGCAGTTCCAGGTGCAGCGGCAAAGTCGGTAATAAAAGCAGCATGCTTAGCAAAAAAAAATAGAATTGCTGATTTCTTACTCGTTGGGAATGAAAATGAAATACGAAATTTAATTATCGAAGAAGAAAAATCCATGCTCGACAAATTTGATATTATTGACGAATCCGATCCCGTGGAATCAGTAAAAGCAGCTGTCAGGGGAATTCACGAGGGAAGAGCCGATTTGCTTCTAAAAGGAAAAATTACAACCTCCCAACTTATGCGGGGTGTACTCGATAAAAAAAATGGATTAAAAACGGGAAGCATTCTTAGTGATGTATTTATATTCGAATCTCCGGATCGCCTAACACTTATGACAGACGGTGGAGTGGTTTTATATCCTGAGTTAAAAGAAAAAATTGCTCTTATCAATAATTCTGTAAAAGTTGCTCACCATCTTGGGAATCCCGAACCAAAAGTAGCACTTCTCGCTGCCATCGAAGTCCCGAATCCGAAAATGCCCCCGACAATGGATGCTCCGCTTCTTGCCAAGATGAACGAGAGAGGACAGATAAAGGGATGTATAGTGGATGGACCTTTTGCGTTGGATAATGCAATTTCAGAAGCAGCAGCTCAAATCAAAGGGGTGGATTCACCAGTCGCCGGCAAAGCCGATATTCTTATTATGCCAAATATCGAAGCCGGGAATATCTTTGGGAAAGCGATGACATATTATGCTCATTTTCGAGTTGCCCACGTTATTATGGGTGCAAAGGTACCAATTTTGATCACCTCAAGAGCAGATGATGCCGAAACAAAATTACTCTCAATCGCTCTTGGAATTATTTGTGCATAA